CCTGGCAGCCGCTGTGGATCTCGATCTACAACGCCAAGTGCCTGACGCTGCAGGATTACCGCCACGGCCGCGTGCTGTTCGCCGGCGACGCCGCGCATCTGGTGCCGATCTTCGGCGTGCGCGGGCTTAATTCGGGGCTGGACGACGCCGGCAACCTGGCGTGGAAGCTGGCCGCGGTAGTGCGCGGTCAGGCCGCGGACAGCCTGCTCGACTCCTATTCGGTCGAGCGCGTCCACGCCACCCGGCAGAACATCGCCTACGGTGCCAAAAGCACCGAATTCATGGCGCCTCCCGACTTTGCCTTCCGCCTGATGCGCGAGGCCACGCTGCGGCTGGCGCAGGGCGACACCGCGGTGCGTTCGCTGATCAACCCGCGCCAGTCGGCTCCGATTGCCTATGCCGGTTCGCCGCTGAATGGTGCCAGCGACTTCGGCGCCGACTGCCCCGGCGCCGCGCCCGGGCTGCCGGCTCCGGAAGCGCGCGTCGCCAGCGCGGAGGGCATCGCCCACCTGACGCAATGCTTCGGGCAGCGCTTCACGTTGCTGTACTTCGGTGATTCGCCGACGCTGCCGGCAACGCTGGCCGCACTGGTGCAAGCCCATCCGCAAACGCTGCAGGCGCGCGTGGTCGTCAGCGGCACCGCCATCCCCGCGGACAACGCGCTCGCCGATGTCGCCGGCCAGGCGCAGGCGCGCTACGGCGCCTGCTCCGGCGCCCTCTACGCGATCCGCCCCGACGGCTACGTGCTGGCGCGCTGGCGCGATCCCGCGTGGGACGACGTCGCCGCGACCCTCGCCCCCCTGATGCAAACCCCGCAATCCCAACCGGCCGGAGCCCGCCATGCAAGCTGATGATCTCGACCTCGCCTATACGCGCCTGTGCGAGGCCATGGGCCGCACCGGCGAGGAACGTTCGCCGCTGCTGCTGGCGATGGTGTGCCTGGGGTTGATGAGCCGGCAGGAAACACTGGCACCGGTGCTCGCACTGATCGACGAGGCGGAGGCGCGCAGCCAGGCGTAGGCACTACAATGCCCACGCCCGACCGGACATCGCCATGAAACCACTGCCACGCCTGGAACAGTTCCTGACCTACCGCCTGCACCAGGTCAACAAGCTCAGCGACAAGGACAGCGCCGCCGCCTACCTGGAGCAATGCGGCCTGCTGCTGAGCGAGGGCCGCTGCCTGGCCGCGATCGGCGCGTTCGCGCCGCTGTCGGTCAACGCGCTGGCGCAGCGTGCCAACCTGACCAAGGGCCAGGCCAGCCGCTCGGCGCAGGCGCTGGTGGAACGGGGACTGGTCAGCAAGGAAGCCAGCGCCGCCGATGGCCGCGGCGTGGTGCTGGCCCTGACCGCGCAGGGCAAGCCGCTGTACCGGCAGGCGATCGCGATGATCGCGCGGCGCAATGACGAGATCTTCGGCTGCCTGAGCGAGGCGGAACAGGCGCTGCTGGGCAGCCTGCTCGACCGGCTGGTGGCGCACGCCGCCCAGCAGGACGGCGCGGCGGACAGCGACGAGGCCTAGCGACCCAAGCCTAGCGCCGCAGGCCGTCCACGTGCGTGCGCGCACCGTCGCGGCGCGCGGCTTCGGCGACCTCATTGCTGACCACGGTCTGGCCGATCGGCGCCAGCGCGATGCCGGCCAGCTTCAGGTGCTGGATCGCGAACGGGATGCCGATGATGGTGACGAAGTTCGCGACTGCCGCCATCACGTGGCCGATCGCCAGCCACACGCCGGCAAACACAAACCACAGCACATTGCCGACCAGCCCGAAGGCGCCGGTGCCGACATCGTCGCGCCCGGTCAGCTCGCGCCGGCTGATGGCCTGCTTGCCGAACGGGAAGAAGGTGAAGCTGCCGATCACGAAGCAGGCCTTGCCCCACGGAATGCCGACGATCGAGATAAAGCAGAGCAGCCCGGCCAGCCACCATGCCAGGCCCATTACCACGCCGCCGAGGATGAACCAGAGGAAGTTGCCGATTGCACGCATGCCAGCCTTTTGGGTGTGAGCAGGAGAGGACACCGATGATACGCGCGGCGCCGGAGCGTACCCGTTTCTGCGTGCCGCGCCAGGACGTGCGAAATGGCGGCGCGCGGGCCTCTGCATGCCCCGTGCGCGCCTCTCGAACGCGCGGCTTCCGCAAGGCAATCGCTGCTGCCAGCCGCTCCCGGCGCGGCTGGCAGCTGCAAAGCGTACCCGTTTCTGCGTGACTGGTTTTGGCCGGCGCCGGGCGTGGCAGCGTTCGGCAAGGTCGCGATGGCGGCGCTAGAATGTGACGCCCGCCGGCCATTTGCCCGGC
This genomic window from Cupriavidus sp. P-10 contains:
- a CDS encoding FAD-dependent oxidoreductase translates to MPDSTAPHAAVPPAPPPVTRRPWPHHVPVLIAGGGPVGLALAALLARYGIATLVVEADAGYCAGSRAICMSRRSLEILGWVGADQQTVETGLPWVGGRSYYRDAEVLHFRMPSEPDERFAPMVNIQQYYLEAFAHEASLRGDTPADVRFGARVRTVRPHDGGVVAEIESAGGVVQVDAQWLVACDGGRSTVREQLGLRMEGTQYEGRYVIVDIVQKTPREVERLAWFDPPSNPGSTILMHRQPDDVWRIDYQIRDDEDPEEAVKPENVLPRVQSHLDMIGETEPWQPLWISIYNAKCLTLQDYRHGRVLFAGDAAHLVPIFGVRGLNSGLDDAGNLAWKLAAVVRGQAADSLLDSYSVERVHATRQNIAYGAKSTEFMAPPDFAFRLMREATLRLAQGDTAVRSLINPRQSAPIAYAGSPLNGASDFGADCPGAAPGLPAPEARVASAEGIAHLTQCFGQRFTLLYFGDSPTLPATLAALVQAHPQTLQARVVVSGTAIPADNALADVAGQAQARYGACSGALYAIRPDGYVLARWRDPAWDDVAATLAPLMQTPQSQPAGARHAS
- a CDS encoding MarR family winged helix-turn-helix transcriptional regulator, whose translation is MKPLPRLEQFLTYRLHQVNKLSDKDSAAAYLEQCGLLLSEGRCLAAIGAFAPLSVNALAQRANLTKGQASRSAQALVERGLVSKEASAADGRGVVLALTAQGKPLYRQAIAMIARRNDEIFGCLSEAEQALLGSLLDRLVAHAAQQDGAADSDEA
- a CDS encoding YccF domain-containing protein, which codes for MRAIGNFLWFILGGVVMGLAWWLAGLLCFISIVGIPWGKACFVIGSFTFFPFGKQAISRRELTGRDDVGTGAFGLVGNVLWFVFAGVWLAIGHVMAAVANFVTIIGIPFAIQHLKLAGIALAPIGQTVVSNEVAEAARRDGARTHVDGLRR